One genomic region from Roseinatronobacter sp. S2 encodes:
- a CDS encoding tripartite tricarboxylate transporter permease — translation METIAYLAPLLQPQVFGIIALGVLGGILIGALPGLTATMGVALLIPLTFGMSPVMGLNMLIGIYIGGIYGGCVSSILLRTPGTPASAATVLDGYPMAARGEAGRALGMATVASTIGGLIAAVVLATLAPQLAGIALKFGAAEYFALALFGLTIIASLSGDLLKGAIAGVLGILISTVGADPIAGVMRYTFGIQGFASGFAFTPALIGLFALSEVFTQIERMAKQEPAVVLVKGRWPSRQDMRDSKGALVRGSLIGTLIGIIPGTGSGTASWISYNEARRSSKTPEKFGTGYAPGIAATESANNAVCAAALIPLLALGIPGDVVTAVLMGGLMIQGLAPGPMLFQTNPDVIVGIFGGTFLATIFMFVFGMALIPVFARILMVPRRLLTMSIVIFCYIGAFSINLNPVDLYTMVGFGVLGWGMQKFGFSQAALCIALILGPMMESNLRRGMLQTGDNILAFISGPITLFFLGLALFSLFGPVIARHLAQARIHKPN, via the coding sequence ATGGAAACGATCGCCTATCTGGCCCCGCTGCTGCAACCTCAGGTCTTCGGGATCATTGCGTTGGGGGTCCTTGGGGGTATCTTGATTGGCGCCCTGCCGGGACTGACGGCAACCATGGGCGTGGCGCTTCTTATCCCGCTGACATTTGGCATGTCGCCGGTCATGGGGCTGAACATGCTGATCGGCATATATATTGGCGGGATTTATGGCGGCTGTGTATCGTCAATCCTGTTGCGCACGCCGGGCACGCCTGCATCTGCGGCGACAGTGCTGGACGGCTATCCGATGGCCGCGCGCGGCGAGGCAGGGCGCGCGCTTGGTATGGCGACAGTAGCGTCTACGATTGGTGGCCTGATCGCGGCGGTTGTTCTGGCGACGCTGGCCCCGCAACTGGCAGGAATTGCGCTGAAATTCGGGGCCGCAGAATATTTTGCGCTGGCCTTGTTTGGACTGACCATCATTGCCAGCCTGTCAGGTGATCTGCTGAAGGGCGCGATTGCCGGTGTGCTGGGCATACTGATCTCGACGGTGGGTGCCGATCCGATTGCGGGTGTCATGCGTTACACATTCGGCATACAGGGCTTTGCATCCGGTTTCGCGTTCACGCCTGCGCTTATCGGACTTTTCGCCCTGTCCGAGGTTTTTACCCAGATTGAACGGATGGCCAAGCAGGAACCGGCCGTGGTGCTGGTCAAGGGGCGCTGGCCATCACGGCAGGATATGCGCGACAGCAAAGGCGCGCTTGTGCGCGGTTCCCTGATTGGCACGCTGATCGGGATTATACCGGGCACCGGATCGGGCACGGCATCATGGATTTCCTATAACGAGGCGCGCCGCAGTTCCAAAACCCCTGAAAAGTTCGGCACCGGCTATGCACCCGGAATTGCCGCCACCGAAAGCGCGAACAATGCTGTTTGTGCGGCGGCCCTGATCCCGCTATTGGCCCTTGGCATTCCCGGTGATGTGGTGACAGCGGTTCTGATGGGCGGGCTGATGATACAGGGACTGGCCCCCGGCCCTATGCTGTTTCAGACGAACCCTGATGTCATTGTGGGAATATTCGGCGGCACCTTTCTGGCAACAATTTTCATGTTCGTGTTCGGGATGGCGTTGATCCCTGTCTTCGCGCGCATCCTGATGGTGCCGCGCAGGTTGCTGACAATGTCCATCGTGATTTTTTGCTATATCGGGGCGTTTTCCATCAACCTTAACCCTGTTGACCTGTATACGATGGTGGGTTTCGGTGTGCTTGGCTGGGGCATGCAGAAATTCGGGTTTTCGCAGGCCGCATTATGTATCGCACTGATCCTTGGGCCGATGATGGAATCCAATCTGCGGCGCGGCATGTTGCAGACAGGTGATAATATTCTCGCCTTCATCTCTGGTCCGATAACGCTGTTTTTCCTTGGCCTTGCGCTGTTTTCCCTGTTCGGGCCGGTGATTGCCCGTCATCTTGCGCAGGCCCGTATCCATAAACCGAACTGA
- a CDS encoding tripartite tricarboxylate transporter substrate binding protein, with translation MKKAISLVALAAATLPGAALADFPVRPIQMIVPYAAGGSTDLTVRIVAETLERLYPGTTAVVRNQPGGGGGIGTSAAVNARSDGYTLGAGAQGPIAILPHLGGTDYSIDDVEFVGLYARSLQVMVACANAPFDDYDSFIASAAERAPQIGNSGAGGANHISAEAFAQAAGIAVESIPFGGSSEARTACIGGHIHAMVASPAEALSAVDSNQMTPLFVMEDERIDLFPETPTAVEKGVDFTWSSYKGIIAPKGIDDATLNWLRTAIADVVADPQFIEVMTEMGEFVTYEDGSAFEARVRRDGDMAYSVLDALDMLGVNN, from the coding sequence ATGAAAAAGGCAATTTCACTGGTCGCGTTGGCCGCGGCAACCCTGCCGGGGGCGGCGCTGGCCGATTTCCCCGTGCGCCCCATTCAAATGATCGTTCCCTATGCCGCAGGCGGGTCCACCGACCTGACCGTGCGCATTGTGGCCGAAACGTTGGAGCGGCTGTATCCGGGCACAACAGCGGTGGTGCGCAACCAACCCGGTGGCGGTGGCGGGATTGGCACGTCGGCCGCAGTGAATGCACGCAGTGACGGCTATACGCTGGGCGCGGGCGCACAAGGCCCGATTGCAATTCTGCCGCATCTTGGCGGAACCGATTACAGCATCGATGATGTCGAGTTTGTAGGCCTTTATGCGCGGTCCCTGCAAGTGATGGTGGCCTGTGCGAATGCGCCGTTTGACGATTATGACAGCTTCATTGCGTCGGCTGCCGAACGCGCGCCGCAGATCGGCAATTCGGGCGCGGGCGGGGCAAACCATATTTCCGCCGAAGCCTTCGCACAAGCGGCAGGCATCGCAGTTGAATCCATCCCCTTTGGCGGATCATCCGAAGCGCGGACTGCCTGTATCGGCGGCCATATCCACGCCATGGTCGCATCCCCTGCCGAGGCCCTTTCTGCGGTCGACTCCAATCAGATGACGCCACTTTTCGTGATGGAAGACGAGCGCATTGACCTGTTCCCCGAAACGCCTACCGCCGTGGAAAAAGGTGTGGATTTCACATGGTCGTCCTACAAGGGCATCATCGCGCCCAAGGGTATCGACGATGCGACCCTGAACTGGCTGCGCACCGCCATTGCCGACGTCGTGGCCGACCCGCAATTCATCGAGGTTATGACCGAGATGGGCGAATTCGTCACATATGAAGACGGGTCTGCTTTTGAAGCGCGCGTCAGGCGCGATGGCGACATGGCGTATTCGGTGCTGGATGCGCTGGATATGCTGGGCGTGAATAATTGA
- a CDS encoding tripartite tricarboxylate transporter TctB family protein — translation MAAIRESKSDMIIAVGLLAFSGFAVWRTLGIRRGFGSSIAGPSFLPWVMIALLVLLSVALLVRAGLSARKSADVPVIALPDRATALRLAGFVVLLTGYAVAFFPVGYLWSTLAAFVLGLWLIGERKPMMLFGFPVAMTAIIYFLFTKLLSVWLP, via the coding sequence ATGGCGGCAATTCGTGAAAGCAAAAGCGATATGATCATCGCTGTTGGTTTGCTGGCATTCAGTGGCTTCGCAGTTTGGCGCACATTGGGGATCAGGCGCGGATTTGGCAGCTCCATTGCCGGGCCGTCATTTCTGCCATGGGTCATGATTGCGCTGCTGGTGCTGCTGTCGGTTGCGTTGCTGGTGCGCGCAGGACTGTCGGCCCGCAAATCTGCTGATGTGCCTGTCATCGCATTGCCGGACCGCGCGACGGCCTTGCGGCTGGCGGGCTTTGTGGTGCTGCTGACAGGGTATGCGGTTGCGTTTTTCCCGGTGGGTTATCTGTGGTCAACGCTGGCAGCATTCGTGTTGGGCCTTTGGCTGATCGGAGAGCGCAAGCCCATGATGCTGTTTGGTTTTCCGGTAGCCATGACCGCCATCATATATTTTCTATTCACGAAGCTGCTGTCTGTCTGGCTTCCATAA
- a CDS encoding iron-containing alcohol dehydrogenase — protein sequence MLPLDTALELNRPHTVRFGSDTLSTLPAWVQDQGYRRPFVVADPVNAARVGLLGIDPAAVFGAVRGEPDLRMLEAALAQVADADVVIGFGGGSAMDLAKLVAVLAASDLTLDDISGPGRAPKRKLGLVQVPTTAGTGSEVGTRALITDPTTHAKIATESPHLLADLAIIDPTLTVSVPAPITATTGIDALAHCVEAFTSKRAHPVIDAYALEGIKLVGAYLHRAVADGTDLEARAGLALASFYGGICLGPVNTTAGHAVAYPLGTRFGLPHGLANTLIFPHTLAVNAPAAREKSLSICAALGQPVSDIGQVRIAARHYCESLGVDMTLSAHGVPEIAFDTLAKDAHAIRRLLDWNPVDLTQDDIRKIYEAAENAA from the coding sequence ATGCTACCCCTCGACACGGCGCTAGAACTGAACCGCCCACATACTGTCCGATTCGGATCAGATACGCTGTCGACGCTGCCTGCATGGGTTCAGGACCAAGGGTATCGCCGCCCGTTTGTCGTGGCCGATCCGGTCAACGCGGCGCGGGTCGGCCTGCTGGGCATCGATCCTGCTGCCGTTTTCGGCGCGGTGCGCGGCGAGCCTGATCTGCGCATGCTGGAGGCGGCACTTGCACAAGTGGCGGACGCGGATGTGGTCATTGGGTTTGGCGGCGGCTCGGCCATGGATCTGGCCAAACTGGTGGCCGTTCTGGCCGCAAGCGACCTGACGCTTGATGACATCTCCGGCCCCGGACGCGCGCCAAAACGAAAGCTGGGGTTGGTGCAGGTTCCAACAACCGCGGGAACCGGATCAGAGGTGGGGACACGGGCATTGATCACCGACCCGACAACGCATGCCAAGATTGCGACCGAAAGCCCGCATCTGCTGGCTGATCTCGCAATCATTGACCCAACCCTGACCGTATCGGTGCCCGCGCCCATCACCGCGACAACTGGGATTGATGCCCTGGCCCATTGCGTCGAGGCATTCACATCCAAAAGGGCGCATCCCGTGATTGATGCATACGCTTTGGAAGGGATCAAACTGGTCGGGGCATATTTGCACCGCGCCGTAGCCGATGGCACCGATCTGGAAGCGCGGGCAGGTCTTGCGCTGGCGTCATTTTACGGGGGCATTTGCCTTGGCCCGGTCAATACCACCGCAGGGCATGCAGTGGCCTATCCTTTGGGAACACGCTTTGGCCTGCCGCATGGGCTGGCCAATACGCTGATATTTCCGCACACGCTGGCGGTGAATGCACCCGCTGCACGCGAAAAGTCGCTTTCCATCTGCGCAGCACTTGGCCAGCCGGTATCAGACATTGGGCAGGTTCGCATTGCAGCGCGACACTATTGTGAATCCTTGGGCGTTGACATGACGTTATCCGCGCACGGCGTGCCTGAGATCGCTTTCGATACGCTGGCCAAAGATGCGCATGCGATCCGCAGGCTGCTGGATTGGAACCCCGTCGATCTGACGCAGGACGACATTCGGAAAATCTATGAAGCCGCAGAAAACGCCGCTTGA
- a CDS encoding RNA polymerase sigma factor: MIKTSQIDKIYIAERGRLRRLVMRLTGNRATAEELVQDAFLRLIAGNTDHDIRSYEAYLTRIARNLALNHMRHLRQGVEVPCENEMLETMSDERPSTEVALIARQTLANTLKAIMALPPRRREIFILHRFEELTYNQIAARLGISRNTVMVQIVNALADLRNAMR, translated from the coding sequence ATGATCAAAACCTCTCAGATCGATAAGATATACATCGCCGAGCGTGGGCGCTTGCGAAGACTTGTCATGCGCTTGACGGGCAACCGTGCCACCGCCGAGGAACTGGTGCAGGATGCCTTCCTGCGGTTGATTGCCGGAAATACAGATCACGACATCAGATCGTATGAAGCCTATCTGACGCGGATTGCCCGCAACCTTGCCTTGAACCACATGCGTCATTTGCGGCAAGGCGTAGAGGTACCCTGCGAGAACGAGATGCTGGAGACGATGAGCGATGAACGCCCATCGACCGAGGTGGCGCTGATTGCCCGCCAGACGCTTGCAAATACCCTGAAAGCAATCATGGCATTGCCACCCCGCCGCCGCGAGATTTTCATTCTGCATCGATTTGAGGAACTCACCTATAATCAGATCGCGGCCCGACTGGGAATTTCACGCAATACCGTGATGGTTCAGATCGTGAATGCGCTTGCGGATTTGCGCAACGCAATGCGGTGA
- a CDS encoding energy transducer TonB has translation MNERRRVRWLGDGLLWTGAALAVMSAHAGAVIWATRAPPIVAADSPPPAIMIELAPMPEATETQETVLSRDMQDAQASVATQAVATPEPEREPVEEEEVEEEIAEDPQPEEVTHEAEVVLSVSPRPRPRPQQVAVTQTARQNPQRDPAPPAPQQTAASQSAVRAQNQQAQHSTRNAARQSAQGAGRSISPAQWQSRLLAHLERHKPRSRGEQGQAHVTFQIDAAGNVSTIRLSRSSGRADVDQAATDLVRRASPVPAPPPGVHGTITVPVMFSRR, from the coding sequence GTGAATGAACGACGGCGGGTCCGATGGCTGGGCGACGGGCTGCTATGGACCGGCGCGGCCCTGGCTGTCATGTCTGCCCATGCTGGCGCAGTCATCTGGGCAACGCGCGCGCCGCCCATAGTTGCCGCTGATAGCCCGCCCCCTGCGATCATGATCGAACTGGCCCCGATGCCCGAGGCGACGGAAACGCAGGAAACAGTGCTTTCCCGGGACATGCAGGACGCACAGGCCAGTGTCGCCACGCAGGCCGTAGCGACACCCGAACCCGAACGCGAACCCGTAGAAGAAGAAGAAGTGGAAGAAGAAATAGCCGAAGACCCGCAGCCTGAAGAGGTGACGCATGAAGCAGAGGTGGTGTTGTCCGTGTCCCCGCGCCCCAGACCGCGCCCGCAACAGGTTGCGGTGACACAAACCGCACGGCAGAATCCGCAACGTGACCCTGCGCCGCCCGCGCCGCAGCAGACAGCGGCCTCTCAATCGGCAGTCAGGGCGCAGAACCAGCAGGCGCAACACTCCACCCGCAATGCCGCCCGACAATCTGCGCAAGGGGCGGGCCGCAGCATCAGCCCCGCGCAATGGCAATCGCGGTTGCTGGCCCATCTGGAACGCCATAAACCCCGTTCGCGCGGGGAACAGGGGCAGGCCCATGTCACCTTTCAGATTGATGCGGCAGGAAATGTCTCGACTATCCGGCTGTCACGTTCATCCGGCCGCGCCGATGTCGATCAGGCCGCAACAGACCTTGTGCGTCGCGCATCCCCTGTTCCCGCGCCGCCCCCCGGTGTGCATGGCACCATCACCGTGCCGGTCATGTTTTCAAGGCGGTAA
- the exbD gene encoding TonB system transport protein ExbD — protein MAGGIRESADDLAENAEINVTPFIDVMLVLLIIFMVAAPLSTVDVAVDLPGSTAQPAERPDEPLYLTVQADLSLHLGDAAVAHDALAATVDRITGGNRDTRIFLRADKSVDYGAFMEVMNLLRGAGYLKIALVGLEQLAQAAEETGE, from the coding sequence GTGGCTGGTGGAATCAGGGAAAGCGCCGATGATCTGGCAGAGAATGCAGAAATCAACGTCACGCCCTTCATTGATGTGATGCTGGTGCTACTGATCATTTTCATGGTGGCCGCACCCTTGTCGACCGTGGATGTCGCAGTGGATTTGCCGGGATCGACGGCACAACCCGCCGAACGCCCCGACGAGCCGCTGTATCTGACGGTGCAGGCGGATCTGTCGCTGCATCTGGGCGATGCGGCGGTTGCGCATGACGCGCTTGCGGCAACGGTAGATCGCATCACTGGCGGCAATCGCGACACAAGGATATTCCTGCGCGCAGACAAAAGCGTGGATTACGGCGCATTCATGGAGGTTATGAATCTGTTGCGCGGTGCAGGTTACCTGAAAATCGCGCTGGTCGGGTTGGAACAGTTGGCACAGGCGGCGGAGGAAACCGGTGAATGA
- the exbB gene encoding tonB-system energizer ExbB: MSYRLSLSFSVAAALCALSLILTCPALAQEGGTPNAPPAGQDEPRAVAPSASATTDGVSQDDPALVPFPLESTTPDPAHAGIPAPEQMVTQDPFPAPLSDPVGAVRWLLTQTESEAHDLSPIGMYRGSDIVVKLVMLGLVFASLVTWTVWLAKTLELWGMRARARSALKVLARSTTLNEAQNRLKAGRGIVGHMLAETVQEVEQSLPALNHAGGAGLKERVAAALSRSEAQSARRMARGTGVLATIGSTAPFVGLFGTVWGIMNSFISIAESNTTNLAVVAPGIAEALLATALGLVAAIPAVVVYNMFARSIAGYRLLIGDAGERIARLVSRDLDRRAVPEPVVAQAGG, translated from the coding sequence TTGTCCTACAGACTTTCGCTTTCCTTTTCCGTGGCTGCGGCACTTTGTGCGCTAAGCCTGATTCTTACCTGTCCAGCCCTGGCGCAGGAGGGGGGGACGCCCAACGCCCCGCCCGCCGGGCAGGACGAACCGCGTGCTGTGGCCCCGTCCGCGTCAGCCACCACGGACGGGGTGTCGCAAGATGATCCTGCCTTGGTTCCGTTTCCATTGGAAAGCACGACGCCGGACCCCGCGCATGCTGGCATTCCAGCGCCCGAACAGATGGTCACACAAGACCCGTTTCCCGCGCCCCTCTCTGACCCTGTGGGTGCGGTGCGCTGGTTGCTGACGCAAACGGAAAGCGAGGCGCATGATCTGTCGCCGATTGGTATGTATCGCGGGTCCGATATCGTGGTGAAGCTGGTGATGCTGGGGCTGGTTTTCGCTTCACTGGTGACATGGACCGTCTGGCTGGCAAAAACGCTGGAGCTTTGGGGGATGCGGGCACGGGCGCGGTCTGCGCTGAAGGTGCTGGCGCGATCAACCACCCTGAACGAGGCGCAGAACCGGCTGAAGGCGGGGCGCGGCATCGTCGGGCATATGCTGGCCGAGACAGTGCAAGAGGTAGAACAGTCGCTGCCCGCCCTGAATCATGCAGGCGGAGCGGGGCTGAAAGAGCGTGTTGCCGCAGCCCTAAGCCGGAGTGAGGCGCAGTCAGCACGGCGCATGGCGCGCGGCACCGGCGTTCTGGCAACCATCGGTTCAACCGCGCCTTTTGTCGGGCTTTTCGGGACAGTCTGGGGGATTATGAACAGTTTCATCTCAATCGCCGAAAGCAACACCACCAATCTAGCCGTCGTCGCCCCGGGGATTGCCGAGGCGCTTCTGGCAACAGCACTTGGGTTGGTTGCAGCGATCCCGGCGGTGGTGGTTTACAACATGTTTGCGCGTTCTATCGCGGGCTACCGGTTGCTTATTGGCGACGCGGGTGAGCGGATCGCGCGGCTGGTCAGCCGCGATCTGGACCGTCGGGCGGTGCCAGAACCGGTCGTAGCGCAGGCGGGGGGCTGA
- a CDS encoding biliverdin-producing heme oxygenase, whose amino-acid sequence MSYDPAVLSASPAIVLKPTRPLSDRLRAATHNTHEGVDRSIMAARPFESVRSYGGFLRVQHGIHREVSALYTRADLAALFPDMSLHSRLNAVEQDMADLGLALPSYDTAPDGGVAALPQALGWLYVVEGSNLGAAFLLKYAKAMGLSETHGARHLAEPPDGRARYWRAFKGGLDRIALCGADEQHAIVGAEAAFGHVRELVAQHLT is encoded by the coding sequence ATGTCGTATGATCCAGCGGTTCTGTCCGCATCCCCTGCCATCGTTTTGAAACCCACCCGCCCGCTGTCAGACCGCCTTCGCGCAGCGACGCACAACACACATGAGGGTGTTGACAGGTCCATCATGGCCGCGCGCCCGTTTGAGAGCGTCAGGAGTTATGGCGGCTTCCTGCGTGTTCAGCACGGGATACACCGTGAAGTGTCCGCGCTATACACACGCGCTGATCTGGCGGCATTGTTTCCCGATATGTCCCTGCACTCTCGGCTGAATGCGGTTGAACAGGACATGGCTGATTTGGGGCTTGCCTTGCCGTCATATGACACCGCGCCGGATGGGGGCGTGGCTGCTTTGCCACAAGCGCTAGGCTGGCTCTATGTTGTCGAAGGCTCCAACCTTGGTGCTGCGTTTTTGTTGAAATACGCCAAAGCAATGGGCCTGTCAGAAACCCACGGCGCCCGGCATCTGGCGGAACCCCCGGACGGGCGCGCACGGTATTGGCGGGCCTTCAAGGGGGGGCTGGACCGCATTGCACTGTGCGGGGCGGACGAACAGCATGCCATCGTCGGTGCCGAAGCAGCCTTTGGCCATGTGCGGGAACTGGTCGCACAGCACCTGACCTGA
- a CDS encoding TonB-dependent receptor, with protein sequence MNEEGINRMKAATPRCAPARQIATILLLSTSLTGSVGVSGAFAQETAATHSYAIAPQPLSTALVQFSRASNLQVFVDDRITAGLQSNAVNGALSADVALARLLSGSGLNYRFTNANTVTITGGPVATPTDDIAPDGTILLDPITVIGGTGQAAVYTTPGAVAHIPGERIERFRGSSPADMFRSTPGVSSGEARNGAGAIDPNIRGMQGMGRVQTTVDGAENSLLVYQGYQGVSNRSYVAPDFIAGVDIEKGANISSFGNAGNIAMRTVSAEDIVRPGRKTGFRFNVEASGNTSDPVAGNRAGITVANQPHEVGTYTESPTGMDRPSALKPTSSSWSMIGAIQDRNFDFLAGYARRERGNYHAGTKGPAARAVFTGPREFCYFGRCYPDIEHLDYVINDGIANYRPGEEVLNSQLSTESWLLKGGLRFGDGHSLRLSYTGFRGKNGDVMASRQSLTTTSATQREKMTETDLDSVSLHYSWRPAESNLIDFRASFYWTGLEQRNAPRGGGRDPVSVGLPADFLPGAQTEMMGAELSNTSRLFTGMGNVKLEYGVSWRMEDTRPIPGTRDVETWLDLRDARRHEALGYMRAEWEANDWLTVTGGLRYQHYWSKDRNIDPFLYRASYTYGTKLDGGAWGGSLGVAADVTPNLQVYANYSNTARMPNLFESSSAFSFNVNQNARPERSRNWEIGANYTHDGVFTADDNIRVKLGYFNSTVDDYLARVVTTQPFLIEINNIHKARFAGLELATTYETGGFTADFAANYYTKVEFCRTASTCEGKSLYGDYATNQVPPKYNLSLSLTQKLMDDRLTLGGQVTRTGRRAIGHGDVTAAGASSFISLVDWEAHTLADVFVEYKISDSVNAHFRVENLTDAFYVDPLSLVTQPGPGRTFSAGLRMQF encoded by the coding sequence ATGAACGAGGAAGGAATTAACCGGATGAAAGCCGCGACACCCAGATGCGCGCCTGCGCGCCAGATTGCCACGATTTTGCTGCTGAGCACGTCATTGACGGGATCTGTGGGCGTATCAGGCGCCTTTGCGCAAGAAACGGCAGCGACGCACAGCTATGCCATCGCACCGCAACCGCTTTCGACGGCTCTGGTGCAGTTTTCGCGGGCAAGCAACCTGCAGGTTTTCGTAGATGACCGGATCACTGCGGGTTTGCAAAGCAACGCTGTGAACGGCGCTCTCAGTGCAGATGTGGCATTGGCCAGATTGCTGTCGGGCAGTGGGCTGAATTATCGCTTCACCAATGCAAACACGGTCACCATAACGGGCGGTCCGGTCGCGACCCCGACCGATGATATAGCGCCGGATGGCACGATTCTGCTGGACCCGATTACGGTGATCGGGGGCACGGGGCAGGCGGCCGTCTATACCACACCCGGCGCGGTGGCCCACATTCCGGGCGAGCGGATTGAACGTTTCCGTGGCAGCAGCCCGGCAGATATGTTCCGAAGCACACCGGGGGTTTCCTCTGGCGAGGCCCGCAATGGTGCAGGTGCCATTGATCCAAACATCCGCGGTATGCAGGGGATGGGGCGCGTGCAGACCACTGTGGACGGCGCAGAGAATTCCTTGCTGGTCTATCAAGGGTATCAGGGGGTTTCCAACCGCAGCTATGTCGCCCCGGATTTCATAGCTGGCGTAGACATTGAAAAAGGCGCGAATATCAGTTCGTTCGGCAATGCAGGCAACATCGCCATGCGGACGGTTTCCGCCGAAGATATCGTCAGACCGGGGCGCAAGACAGGGTTTCGTTTTAATGTCGAAGCAAGCGGCAATACGTCTGACCCTGTTGCAGGCAACCGGGCTGGCATAACAGTTGCCAATCAACCGCACGAAGTGGGCACCTACACAGAATCGCCGACGGGTATGGATCGCCCGTCGGCCCTGAAGCCCACAAGCAGCTCATGGTCCATGATTGGCGCGATACAGGACCGAAATTTCGATTTTCTTGCCGGATATGCCAGACGGGAACGCGGCAATTACCATGCGGGCACCAAAGGACCCGCGGCAAGGGCCGTCTTCACCGGCCCAAGGGAGTTTTGCTATTTTGGGCGTTGCTACCCGGATATTGAGCATCTCGATTACGTCATCAATGATGGTATTGCCAACTACCGTCCGGGAGAAGAGGTGCTGAATTCGCAGTTGTCAACCGAAAGCTGGCTGCTCAAGGGCGGATTGCGCTTTGGCGATGGGCATAGCCTGAGGTTGAGCTACACAGGGTTCCGCGGAAAGAACGGTGATGTGATGGCCAGCCGCCAGTCCCTGACAACGACCAGCGCAACGCAGCGCGAAAAGATGACCGAAACGGATCTGGACAGTGTCAGCCTGCACTACAGCTGGCGCCCTGCGGAAAGCAATCTGATCGATTTTCGGGCGTCATTCTACTGGACGGGGCTGGAACAGCGGAACGCACCACGGGGCGGGGGGCGTGATCCTGTTTCGGTTGGTTTGCCTGCGGATTTCCTGCCCGGTGCCCAGACTGAAATGATGGGGGCGGAACTGTCCAACACATCGCGCCTGTTCACCGGCATGGGCAATGTCAAACTGGAATACGGCGTATCGTGGCGCATGGAAGATACGCGGCCAATTCCGGGAACGCGGGACGTGGAAACCTGGCTTGATCTGCGCGACGCCCGCCGTCACGAGGCGTTGGGATATATGCGCGCCGAATGGGAGGCGAATGACTGGCTGACAGTGACCGGCGGGCTGCGATATCAGCATTACTGGTCCAAGGACCGCAATATTGATCCCTTTCTTTATCGCGCCAGCTATACATATGGCACAAAACTTGATGGTGGCGCCTGGGGCGGCTCGTTGGGGGTGGCGGCAGATGTGACGCCAAATCTGCAAGTCTACGCAAACTACTCCAACACGGCGCGCATGCCCAACCTGTTTGAATCGTCATCGGCGTTTTCTTTCAATGTGAACCAGAACGCCCGTCCTGAACGGTCGCGGAACTGGGAGATTGGCGCGAACTATACCCATGACGGGGTGTTCACGGCAGATGACAATATTCGTGTGAAGCTGGGGTATTTCAACTCTACTGTAGATGACTATCTGGCGCGGGTCGTCACAACGCAGCCTTTCTTGATTGAGATAAACAATATCCACAAAGCCCGTTTTGCGGGCCTTGAACTGGCCACAACCTATGAAACCGGCGGGTTCACGGCAGATTTCGCGGCGAACTACTACACCAAGGTAGAATTCTGCCGCACGGCGTCCACCTGCGAGGGCAAGTCGCTTTATGGTGACTATGCGACAAATCAGGTGCCGCCGAAATACAACCTTAGTCTGTCACTTACTCAGAAGCTGATGGATGACCGGCTGACGCTTGGCGGACAGGTCACCCGTACGGGCCGTCGCGCCATCGGGCATGGGGATGTGACCGCCGCCGGTGCATCGAGCTTCATTTCGCTGGTGGATTGGGAAGCCCATACATTGGCGGATGTGTTTGTCGAATACAAGATTAGCGATTCAGTGAACGCACATTTCAGGGTCGAGAACCTGACCGATGCGTTCTACGTCGATCCGCTTAGCCTTGTGACCCAGCCGGGGCCGGGCCGCACGTTCTCCGCCGGATTGAGAATGCAATTCTGA